In Lytechinus variegatus isolate NC3 chromosome 13, Lvar_3.0, whole genome shotgun sequence, the DNA window GTCTGGCAAGGATAAATAAGAGAGTTGTCTTAACCATAAAAGAAtaaggaaagagcacagtaaacataagaaacttACGATGTAAACAAAACTTGACATTTTGGGCTTCACATAATTTTAGCAAAGGGTTAGACAACGGTCTATCAAGTTAAACCTGATCTTGGAATATGAGCTCTCCTCTTCATGCATACAAATTGCACATTACATATCTACCGGAACCTAACATCTATtatcttccattttttttctgcagcaTACTGCATTGCtaatgaccaaaaaaaaaaaaaccctagcGATCTCCATGAACTGTAAGTCTTTTCAATGCTTAGACATCTCACAGCATGGCCCAAAGCATGGTTAACATCTCTCATTGTCAGACACTACCCAATCTTCCTATGCCACACCTACATACGATATGCATAAATCTGCAGATTAGTGAACAATGAAACAATGACCAAATTGGAATTCACTACAATGACAAGAccatatatattttgatacaaAGTCTTATGCATTATACTGGTGTGtcaatatcactttttttttaacccaaTGATATATCTAAACCTGCACAGTAACTAGAAGAGTATGGAATTACACACAAAGGTGGCCTGTGGTTCCATGCAATTGATGGTAGGTAGCCTGCTTGTCAGACAAGAGACTATTTTCACTGACTCTGTTCTCCCTCTTCAGtagttcctctcattttacctCCTTCCTTTAAACCCTACCGCTCTATCCTAGATGATCTTAAAACTTCAAGAAGTCCATTAGATCAAATCGCCTTTCCATGCAGAAGAGTCAGCTTATCTAACAGTATTAAACACTTGCAGAAACTCAGAATACACAAAATACCTTAGGTCTCCACTTGTTTCTCCACGTCAACTACCCTTCTTTCAACATTGAATGGCATCAGAAATCGACATAACAGAGATATCTCTGATCCTGTATCATTACTTCTTGCTATCTTCGCTTCGTAAGCCCTGCACAATGACAGCCAGTTGACTACACAGGAACCTATTCCATCTTCTACATGGTGCAGTCCTTCAGGGGCTTTGTTTAGGACCCTCACTATTCATGACAACCAGCTGAGTCAACTAGAGAAGTGAAATTATGTCGTCCCACAGGCCTATACTTGTGTTGTCGATCAGGGGGCCCTGTTTAGGACCCCGTCTAGTGACAGCCAGCTGGGTAAACTATAAAGGCAAAACCTGTAATCCCACAAGTCTCAAGCTGTGTCATCCTTCATTAGCTTATCTGAGACCACGTACCACAGCAGGAAGTCAGCAAATCCTCAGATTGGAACCGAGACTAGTCCCAGGAGTCTATATTCTATTCTCCATGTTGAGTTGTCCCTCGTTGGCCTTGTTCAGGACCCAGTCAATGTGTGGCCTCTCCAGGGCTTCTACCACCAGCATGCCTGATATAGCATCCAGGAGACCTTGGGAATACCTAGTGCGAGTGTGGGTGGTGGGTGTGAGAGGGAGCAGGATCAGTCACAGGAGTGTGCAGTGAATGTTATTATTACGATGTATACCAGAGATATGTTCATGAAGAAATCAGAAAGTATGACAAATGATGAGGAAAGTTGGGAATattaatgatacatgtatgtatgtgaaAAGAAAGTGATAGTTTTATTTCATGGGAATATggaatatgaattttttttcaaaacaagaagGCAGGGCACATGAGATGCAGTTGTATTGAGGAGGGTGGGTAAAGTATTGAAATGGTGTATTTTGATAATGGAAAATTTTGTAAGAGGACAAAAGAGACAAGGTAAAACAGTATATATATTTACCACCACCGACAACAATTAATATAGAGGGTGAAATAGCCACAGCACATAAGTATAAATAAACTTTCTGGTATGTGAGAAATGGAATGAGTATGACACTTTATAGCAAATAtccaacttgaaaaaaaaatacttcaaggGGAGAGATGAATAATATATTCTCCAACAAAGTCATTAGCAAAATTCTGAGACACACAAATCGctttatctttataaagaatAGATTAATACCAGTAATTATTTTCCCATGTGTCTTTTGTGATGCAATTCCTCAACCAAAATGTGAATATATTGCTTTGAATGGCCAACAAAAGCGATCCTATTGCACTttaaaacaaaaccaaattTATAAAAACATCTAATTTCAAAGATTgctaagtaaaataaaaaaaaaaataggtaaaaaaaaagataggtcAAAGTTTAACCAACATTTAAACATCCAGAGACTTTTAAGGCCTAACTTTTATTGAAGAATGATATCGAACAGATGAAAACACAATACTTTCAATTAAAGGGTCTACATCATTAATAACACTTGCATTTAAAGCTTGGATAccaatcttttttattttgcaattaagAGTTCTGAAAACATACTTTAGATCTTTTCAGTGCACATTAGGTATATACAAAgcttatttatacatttattttcctctttgaaaaaataaaagatagatTAATGGGTTAGTTTTGcacaaatttgatttattgagGGTCTTTCTTGAGGATCAACATGCAACATGTCATtgataaattcaattaaaaGCCCAGCAAATCCCCTGTTATAATATATTATGCATTTCAAAGAAGATTAGAAagggtaaaatgaaaaaataaaaagttgcaTAGAAATGACAACATAAGAAACTTTGAGGcaattgaaatatttaattcTGACGCTTTATGTGTGGGACCTTTCTCGAATCATTTCCTCCTGTTTTCTAGTTTTTACTGACAGTTGTAAAGCTTCCAATTTATCATGGCTTGAATAtgttaaaaattaaaaagaacagAAATGGGGAAAGGGTTCAGAATTACAAATACtttaatgttttgaaaattactggaaatataattttcttcaaaGCATGTATTGCAGTGTATCTATCATAATATTCTATGCACATTCAAAAACATTTAAAACTTTCTTTATGGGATTTATATCTGGGTTGCTGCTAGCATGTAATGGCATATGGCAgcacaaaatttaaaataaaaagattcaTAACTATACGATTCTTGGTCAATTTTCCCAAAACCttaatatttgttttctctcaTTCTTGTACACTATATTAAGTTCATTGTCATGGAAACCTTCCAATAGGAGAATGAAAACCTACAATGTGtggaacagaaaaatcaaagaaacagatcgaTGAAAATTCAAAACTTCTCATTGGTCTGTTTCTTTGACTTTTCTAATTTCAATCAATTCCACTGTTCTGGGTTCATTCTCCTTTTACTGTTGTAAAAAATAACTATTCCTCATGTTTCAAGGTTCaaactttcaatttttgaatataaaaaaaaattcttctgaTTTTACCTTGAATTTTCAGGAAACTTGAAACTCCTGCTGAGTACTGCTAAATGAATACTATCCCCTCTGGCATAGATAGGTTCAAACGGTGAGTGAAGAAACGCCATGTTGAAGAGAACACAGCCAAGAGACTgaggatacaaaataaatttaaaggatgtaaaaatataagtttgtaaatttattcaaatcaatcttcCACTGcaagtttctttttcttttatcattattgcttAATTTACTAAGTATTATCGTATTTTAAATGCAtataaaaattcaattcaatttgaagTTTTCTTACATTGTAAAATGCAATAATACATATGTTTTGCATAACCATCCTCTTTGGTGGGCAGTTTACTtaattctcccccttttttttacacaatttatattgaaattaattttaccACAGAGATacagttttatttcaatattatgaACATGTGCTCAATGAGAACTCAATAACAACTACAATGATATAATTTTACTtcccaaatatatttcataaataaaagttttaacaaaaatttgattaacCAAACATGTTCATATCTTACAATTACTATTTTCAAGTCTTAGACATAGACTACTAGTGGACTACACTGCCCATCTTaagcaaaaggaagcaagtgacacattGATCAGTCAGATTGAAGTTATTGAACATGAACAATTCCTGCAGGAAAGGCACAGCTCTGACTTTAAACAAGATGCCTAAAACAGGGATTTTTCACAAGCTTTGATCAGAGATACTCACCCAGATATCTACTTTTTCATCCACAATGCAATGGCTATCAACATGGAAAAGTTCTGGAGCTCTGAATAGCATACTGCACTTTTCAGCTGCAAGATCCTAATAATcaacaaagatttaaaaaaacaatatcacaCTTTTTCCACAATTCTGAAATGTTTTCGTAAATCTTCTGCAAAGACTTACATATCAGTTACAGATACTTCaagttttgatttgattttatgatactcagattcagattcatttatttcacatctctttcaaatacacaaaaatacataaatacaaataaaattcttATACAGCAGAACAGATATTGACAAGTATAAATTATAAGTAGTCATAAACAGATAGTAAAACacagtaaataaaaatgatttccgCTGTATGGCGGATGTGGGGGAAAGACAGAAAGCCATTGGCCTATTGAGGTCTACCCCCTGATTACCGTACAACAGGAAAAGGCTTACACAGTTACAacgaaagagaaaagaaaaaaaaaaaacataacgcaagaaagggaaaaataatcCTAAttagcagggggggggggagggaggcaAAGGAGAAGTGTTAAttatttaatattgtatggTAATAGGTCATTATGGCATATATACACATAGATATACTGATACAGATGTATAAATTGATATACCCAAGTCAAAATTTAGAATTTCACTTAATTATTCTGTATTTTATGATTAATATGActcttaaaagaaaaaggaaaaaagaatatttgcaCCAACATGCTGTATGACATAAGCAGAGTAAGCTACAGTATAGTATGTAAGAGAGCATGTTTGTATTTTCTCTTAAATATGTTTAATGATTGACTCTCTTTTAAATCATTTGGAAGGCTGTTCCAAATCTGAGGCCCTTGATAGCATATACTTCCTCTTGAAACATCATATTTAAGAAGTGGTATATATAGGTCTATAGAATTTCTGcagttatatttatttatgttataGTTATAGaggaaatattcattcattgaGAGAGGAAGTATGATgtataatagaatacataaaGACTGCTACATGAAACTTATAAAGATTATTCAAAGGGATAATTTGTAGTTTTTTTGATAATGGTTCGGAGTGAGCAAAATAATTTGAGTTTGTTATAATGCCGATAGACCGTTTTTGAAGTTGAAATAATCTTTGGAAAAGGTATCTATTACATTGTCCCCATACAGTTATACCATAAGTAAGATGTGAGAAAATCATTgaataatataaatttacaagGATCCTCAGTGGAAGGAGGTCCCTTACTCTGTATAATTCTCCAGTAAATCTTGATACTTTTCCTGAAATATAGCCGACATGAACTTTCCAAGTTTATTGGGAATCTATCAATATGCCAAGAAATTTCACAGTATTTTCTAGTTTTATTTCGATGTTATTTATCCTTAATTACATATCACAGTTGATGGATTTGCCCTTCGTGTGGAACATAACATATGAAGGTTTTTAATTTGTTACATAAAAACCATTGCTCGTAGATTTTCAACTCATTttgtaagttatttttttttatcaattcaatattATTGCCTGACAGGAAGAAACTAGTGTCATCAGCAAATTGTATCACTGATGTATTAGTACTAACATTTTAAAGGTCGTTTATGTATATCAGGAATAACACTGGCCCTAGAATTGAACCCTGAGGGATCCCGGTGGTAATAATTTTTGGTCATGATTTAATATTTCCAATTGCAACATATTGTTGCAATTGATTCTTATTACTGTCATCATCTCCTTAACATGATTGGAAAAGCACATAATTTTAATCATATGTTACAAACCATACAATGCATATAAAGAACATATGTGACCGTTGGCCTCAAAACCAGTATCATTGTCATACAGAGTccgagcatttcatgaagaattTTGTCTGTGACTGAACAATTTTTCAGTTACGAAATTTATAGTAGCTCATaactttcatcattcaaaaTTATCTCATAAAACACTCCCCAGGTCTCTCTTCTTACCTGTAGAGCACATGCCTCAGATCGACCTTTGACCTCTATTCTTGCTTCGCCCATTGAGCCAAAATCCATTATGACAGGTGCATCATCCTCAGATAACATCACATTACCTGGCTTCATAtctctgaagaaaaaaaaacacaaacatataCCGGTATGTATATTTTAAtcacaatgaaaattattctgACCTGAATTACCATAACTGTCATTAACCACCCTTTAACAGAGCATAATTTAAGCACATAAATGAGAAATCTAAAAGGGCACAGATATTTCCAAGGCCAATATTTTCACCCTACTTTATtaaactgggctatttcagaccaggatatactgggggaggggtcaatttgacccccccccccttcagatcTCTGCCATTGATTGCGCGATCACAGTGAATATAGTAATTTTTGTAGCAATTTTCACATAGGACTATAAAGAATTCAAAGTTAATAGCTTCTCTCATATAtgacaaaaaaggaaattaattatGCCCTGTATTAGATAAAGAATAATACTAAATATTCAACTTGGCATAGCACTATAAAATCTCTTCCAAACATGAATGttacaaaaaattgtaaaatatgaaatataaagaaacaTTGAGACAAATTGGAAATGATTTAGTAGTCAGTCAACTGTTAATAATCACAGTACTGTGGACTTTTGGGGGGAAAAGGTTTAGTACATTGGATGAGAAATAACTTCAACACCAGTATATGAGTGAACTGACCTGTGTGCTAATGGCTTGGGTTTGGCTGAGTGTAATGCCTTGATCCCTTCACATATGCCTCTGAATATCCTCCAGATTCTGTCTTCAGGCATGTGACTGCCATTGGCTTTCATCTTATCCAGCTCATCTTGTAGTGTTCCTCTCTATAAGGAGAAAGAACAGATAAGCCTAAAGTTGTATAGTGTTTTTCATGGGGAGTGGGCTATTATAAGTTTGCTGAGGCATTTGTAGTGTAATCTtcatgtgggggggggggagagtcaATCTTCACGTACCTGGAGGCTATGTTGTTAGACCAAGCCTTGTTATAGCCACTGGAAACTGTCAAGCCAGAACGTGAgatacatgaaatcacattacCACACACACATCGTGTAATCTTCAGTGAGATTACATAACGTTTGCTGGTTGTAATCTTGATCTTGAAATCCAAATGGTGTCAAATTCCCCATGAAAAGGGATTATATGTTTTTTAATCTGAGAATAATAGAATAAACTGAAAGGAGAAATGAGTTCACTTTGCGCGTTAAGAAGTTTCCACTTGAAGAATGAGTCTACAGTATGCAGACTGTTTTCTGCCAGAAATGTGTATTATTCTCGCCAGTCTCTTTAACAATTGTAGATTTATAAgcatttttgtttgctttcaatgaaaatggggagacacatttgtatttaattcaaaattcagtctcctcaccccccccccatccctatGTTGGGAGTTGATTCATTGTTAacctcatttaaaaaaaaaaatcctttatgaAATGATAATCTATGATTTCATACAATTCTTTCACAGGTTTGTCAGAAACAAGATAATAATAACCACTTTACCTAGTTAACACTGGTCATTTGAGATCACCTCAATAGATGCAGGccataaaatatatcataaagatacatgtattactgTACCATACTGGCACTGGCACCATACAATTGCACTTTGAAATCTTGAAAGAATGTAAAAATCATACATTATCATCAACCATAAATAATCACTGAACTTTTCACATatcatactactactatatacctTGAACAATGGCAAGACCAAAAGAACTTCTGTGAGGCCTTCCTTTCCTTTCACCGAGCCCCATTCCTCTAGCCCAATGAGGTTCTTATGTTTGAATTGACAATGATATTCAGCCTCCTTCTTCGCCTGTCTTTCATCTTCAGCCCCGTGGCACTGAATCCGCTTCAGAGCAAACTTATCCCCGGCTCCGTCTTCCACTTGGTCCACAACACTGAACCCGCTGTAATGTAAACAGGGTTGAAATGGTTATACCTGCTCCATCTGTGTGTCACTGAACCCACTGCAATTATAACCAGACTGATCACTACACTGAACCCACTTTATTAAAAAGCTGAAATTGTCATATCTGCATTTTTACTTGAGCCCTATAAACTGATTATAACCAGATTCACAGACCATGTTCTATACAGTTTAATTAGCTATTTACACTTACAGCCCCCCAAAAAGTAgctatctgaaaaaaaattgtgtaatttgtaaaaatatctATTTGCACACAAACCCAAACAGAAGGTGATTTatgagaaccccccccccccacttctaGGGGTGTTGTTACCCATAGTTACAAGGCTGTTAAAAATCctgcatgtttgatttttttagtgGCATTAACCTTGTATTCATGTAGCTATAGTTTATACCAATTCTTTATTCCATGATCATTTTATCTATGCTTTGTATGTTCGATGAATACATATTGATTGTAAatacaggggtgtgagtggtcacaaataaaaagatctgaaaaagactggaacctcaaaaaatcgaaaagttctctcctccCCAGTTTCGATCGGCcgtttttgttatgaatcataacaaaatggccgatcgagactagggtaggagagaacttttcggttTTTTTAGCTTCCAGTCTGTGCATCAATGCAATGCCAGGATTCTACCACCCGtgagaccttcatccatataaggccaagtaaaaaaagaaagtagttgatcgtccaggttttttgagagcggtgatgagggaggtccttactatttgctatcttactattttttttaaaaacaaggaggcattttctcggccctttttttgacatcagtgatgagggaggtccttactatttactattttttattgaaatcgttgtcaggccatgtcaagctcgaaATATGTGATCGATGCAtgctcaatattaataataaatgaatagaaatgtatatatatatatatatatatatatatatatatatatacagtgcgtcccagaaaaaacgaaaccgagatttagcgatcatttatcattacttaatcataaataaaatagacaaatgacctaccaatttaaagcttagaatctcctctttcatctgatattacttagattatttcttattcacgcatgagtgagcaaatgcaatttgaagaaaggatatcaaaaactcatttggcggggggtatctgggtttcaaatagaaaaccacatttttgaaaagttcaatatctcctctttattttgatatataaattacagaaaatggtcataaaataacaaagttctgctcatttgaaataaggtctaatttcaataatttcataaaatgaagaggttctccaggatggctttcaaactctctcgacactctgttttgttgacgatcagccatgcattaaatcttttgttcaccatgcgaaagcttctgtgggaaaccgatgaaaacacgtttatctcatgaaattatcgaaatacaagccttatttcaaatgaacagaacttttttatttcttgaccattttttgtaattttggtaccaaattaaagagcagatattgaacttttcagaaatgtggttttctttttgaaacccagataacccccgccaaatgagtttttggtatcctttcttcaaattgtttttgctcactcatgcgtgaataagaaataacctaagtaatatcagatgaaagaggagattctaagctttaaattggtaggtcatttgtctattctatttatgattaagttatgataaatgatcgctaaatctcggtttcatttattctgggacgcgctgtatatatatataaaaaacaactgTCATTCAAACTTGTCACAATTCACGAATCTTCCCTGAAGAAGGTAGAGGTCTACCGAAAATTTGGAGAGTGAATAAAgaacttaattgttggcattacaaaaactgcattactcgtgaatttgtttcgcattcctGATGTCTTAATATTGCCAATACGTGGAAAACCAAGATgcttatataaatatatatatatatatatatatatatatatatattatatatatatatatatatatatatatatatatacatacagtgcgtcccagaaaaaacgaaaccgagatttagcgatgatatatcataacttaatcataaataaaatagacaaatgacctac includes these proteins:
- the LOC121426735 gene encoding serine/threonine-protein kinase 16-like, which gives rise to MGCTCTKERITVGGRRFYIIKRLGEGGFSVVDQVEDGAGDKFALKRIQCHGAEDERQAKKEAEYHCQFKHKNLIGLEEWGSVKGKEGLTEVLLVLPLFKRGTLQDELDKMKANGSHMPEDRIWRIFRGICEGIKALHSAKPKPLAHRDMKPGNVMLSEDDAPVIMDFGSMGEARIEVKGRSEACALQDLAAEKCSMLFRAPELFHVDSHCIVDEKVDIWSLGCVLFNMAFLHSPFEPIYARGDSIHLAVLSRSFKFPENSRYSQGLLDAISGMLVVEALERPHIDWVLNKANEGQLNMENRI